A part of Aegilops tauschii subsp. strangulata cultivar AL8/78 chromosome 2, Aet v6.0, whole genome shotgun sequence genomic DNA contains:
- the LOC109750544 gene encoding UPF0481 protein At3g47200 has translation MDEKESRLCQFFPYIYTTIQKHKACVGRQATSLGCRMSSSWVVDVDYLEPQANVKGWVVDMEKKLEDAEPPAKVQRWPKHCIFRVPLRFTSKMVDGMASSVFKPQTVSLGPFHHDDKDLKPMEEHKLRAVRHLLRRDSKLTLGGLVAAMETVADEPEDAYMNLGDEWRGEENRGKFLEMMITDGCFLLEVMRMAIGGKGSIPKDYEHGDPVFSWHGIQHIGPFVQRDMLLVENQLPLRLLEKIVAVEEGTSPSAASINSMVLKFLEREDAPEGTGLGLHPLDIYRTSRLKGTSQVKNNGKGLQRGVNMTSAPMEVGIFRSQKVVPRSAWKLSEAGIRFLPSKTGCLDDIQLDNGRLYMPKVHMDDSTAYRIHNMMAFEAMHIRTGNDVTAYVLFVKDLISSADDVRLLGRKGILEHDLADDDDAVVRLFNSLTRDVSKNWESHLCRVRDAVEHHYTSNHLRVILYESWSHLKSKYFRNPWSLLALATAILLVVGDIVQAVYAVISYDPNEGKPKIH, from the exons ATGGATGAGAAAGAAAGCCGGCTCTGTCAATTCTTCCCCTACATATACACAACAATTCAGAAGCACAAAGCGTGTGTAGGGAGACAAGCTACTTCACTTGGTTGCAGGATGTCGTCGTCGTGGGTGGTGGATGTCGACTACCTTGAGCCGCAGGCGAACGTGAAGGGATGGGTGGTGGACATGGAGAAGAAGCTCGAGGACGCAGAGCCGCCGGCAAAGGTGCAGAGATGGCCGAAGCACTGCATCTTCCGCGTCCCATTGCGCTTCACGAGCAAGATGGTGGATGGAAT GGCGAGCAGCGTATTCAAGCCGCAGACAGTGTCTCTCGGCCCATTCCACCACGACGACAAGGACCTGAAACCAATGGAGGAGCACAAGCTGAGGGCCGTCCGTCACCTCCTCCGTCGGGACAGCAAACTGACCCTTGGCGGGCTTGTCGCCGCCATGGAGACGGTGGCCGACGAGCCGGAGGACGCCTATATGAACCTGGGTGACGAATGGCGGGGCGAGGAGAACAGGGGCAAGTTCCTTGAGATGATGATCACAGACGGCTGCTTCCTGCTGGAGGTGATGAGGATGGCCATAGGGGGGAAGGGCTCCATTCCCAAGGACTACGAGCATGGTGACCCCGTCTTCAGCTGGCACGGCATCCAGCACATCGGACCATTTGTCCAGCGCGACATGCTCCTGGTCGAGAACCAGTTGCCACTGAGGTTGCTCGAGAAAATCGTCGCAGTGGAGGAAGGGACATCTCCG AGCGCGGCTTCGATAAACTCCATGGTGCTCAAGTTCCTGGAAAGGGAAGATGCCCCGGAAGGGACCGGCCTGGGACTCCACCCGCTCGACATCTACCGGACAAGCCGGCTCAAGGGCACAAGTCAGGTCAAGAATAACGGCAAGGGTCTTCAAAGAGGCGTGAATATGACGTCGGCGCCAATGGAGGTCGGCATCTTTCGTTCGCAGAAAGTGGTTCCCCGATCCGCATGGAAGCTGTCGGAGGCAGGAATCCGATTCCTGCCCAGCAAGACAGGCTGCCTCGACGACATCCAGCTGGACAATGGGAGGCTCTACATGCCCAAGGTCCATATGGACGACTCCACCGCCTACAGGATCCACAACATGATGGCGTTCGAGGCGATGCACATTCGCACTGGGAACGACGTGACGGCGTACGTGTTGTTCGTCAAGGACCTCATCAGCTCTGCCGACGACGTGCGCCTGCTAGGGAGGAAGGGGATCCTGGAGCATGACCTTGCCGATGACGACGACGCTGTGGTGAGACTCTTCAACAGCCTCACCAGAGATGTGTCCAAGAATTGGGAGAGTCATCTGTGCCGCGTGCGTGACGCCGTGGAGCACCACTACACCAGCAACCATCTACGTGTCATCCTCTATGAGTCGTGGTCACACCTCAAGAGCAAGTACTTCAGGAACCCGTGGTCGCTCCTCGCCCTTGCCACTGCAATCTTGCTCGTCGTCGGAGACATCGTGCAGGCTGTGTATGCAGTCATATCGTATGATCCTAACGAGGGCAAGCCCAAAATACATTAA
- the LOC109750565 gene encoding UPF0481 protein At3g47200-like, producing MSSWVVDMEKKVQGAEPPAKVEKWRKHCIFRVPLRFKVIDGRVSSVYKPQTVSLGPFHHHEKDLKPMEEHKLRAVHHLLHRDSCKTTLSELVATMEKVGEELQDAYMELGNEWRGEENRGKFLEMMIIDGCFLLEVMRTAIGGKYSIPKDYKQDDPVFSWHGIQHIKPFVLRDMLLVENQLPLRLLEKIVTAESGRSPAEWVFDQLHGA from the exons ATGTCGTCATGGGtggtggatatggagaagaaggTCCAGGGCGCTGAGCCGCCGGCGAAGGTGGAGAAATGGCGGAAACACTGCATTTTCCGCGTCCCGTTGCGCTTCAAGGTGATCGATGGCAG GGTGAGCAGCGTATACAAACCGCAGACAGTGTCTTTGGGCCCATTCCACCACCACGAGAAGGACCTGAAACCCATGGAGGAGCACAAGCTGAGGGCCGTACATCACCTCCTCCACCGGGACAGCTGCAAGACCACACTTTCCGAGCTCGTCGCCACCATGGAGAAGGTAGGTGAGGAGCTTCAGGATGCCTACATGGAACTGGGCAACGAGTGGCGGGGTGAGGAGAACAGGGGTAAGTTCCTGGAGATGATGATCATCGACGGTTGCTTCCTACTGGAGGTGATGAGGACGGCCATAGGTGGGAAGTACTCCATTCCCAAGGACTACAAGCAGGATGACCCCGTCTTTAGCTGGCATGGCATCCAGCACATCAAGCCGTTCGTCCTACGCGACATGCTCCTGGTCGAGAACCAGCTGCCACTCAGGTTGCTCGAGAAAATCGTCACCGCAGAGAGCGGCAGATCTCCGGCCG AGTGGGTCTTCGATCAACTCCACGGTGCTTAA